One stretch of Bacteroidia bacterium DNA includes these proteins:
- a CDS encoding sodium:solute symporter, producing MHILLQSSVHPLVFPVILAVYFLILIIIGKLTEGNSDNSTFFRGNRSSPWFLVAFGMIGASLSGVTFLSIPGAVGRDGFSYMQMVLGYFLGYQVIARVLLPMYYKLDLTSIYTYLQKRFGNVAYKTGAAYFLLSRSIGNALRLFLAAVVMQTFIFDNLHIPFEITVFITIALIWLYSFKGGIKTIVYTDTIQTTFMLIALCISFIYIWNQIGINSNGSVWQQLQSSHYAQMFVWDSNLKNFFWKHFLGGMFITIVMTGLDQDMMQKNLTCRTLKDAQKNMFWMSSMLIPVNFLFVLLGGLLYVFGTQSGIIIENFQNPELMAQGKHLTYVFADGNTQFIKTDQLFPMLAANNLPGIASVFFFIGLIAAAYSTADSSLTALTTSFCVDFLGFDATKGSRKTRMFVHIGVSIVTYFIIIIFKIWNNDAVINELFKIAGYTYGPLLGMFAFGLFTNIQVKDKLIPLICIASPVICYFLDANSKLLFNGYVFGFEILIVNGIITFIGLMLLRRQNTP from the coding sequence ATGCACATACTTTTACAGTCGTCAGTGCACCCTTTAGTATTCCCGGTAATACTTGCTGTGTACTTTCTGATTCTTATAATTATTGGAAAACTAACAGAAGGCAATAGCGACAATTCAACATTCTTTAGGGGGAATCGAAGTTCTCCTTGGTTTTTGGTGGCTTTTGGCATGATTGGCGCTTCATTGTCGGGAGTAACATTTCTCTCAATACCCGGAGCGGTAGGCAGAGACGGTTTTTCATATATGCAAATGGTGCTTGGTTATTTTCTGGGTTATCAAGTTATTGCCAGGGTTTTATTGCCAATGTATTACAAATTAGACCTAACCTCCATTTACACATATTTACAAAAGCGTTTTGGCAATGTAGCTTACAAAACAGGTGCAGCTTATTTCTTACTGTCACGCTCTATCGGCAATGCGTTGAGATTGTTTCTTGCTGCTGTAGTAATGCAAACTTTCATTTTTGACAATTTACACATACCGTTTGAAATCACAGTTTTTATCACCATTGCATTGATTTGGCTGTATTCATTTAAAGGTGGAATAAAAACAATCGTATATACCGACACCATCCAAACTACTTTCATGCTGATTGCGCTTTGTATTTCTTTTATATACATCTGGAATCAAATTGGGATAAACAGTAATGGCTCCGTATGGCAACAACTGCAATCCTCTCATTATGCACAAATGTTTGTGTGGGATTCCAACCTAAAGAATTTTTTCTGGAAACATTTTCTAGGCGGTATGTTTATTACGATTGTAATGACCGGACTTGATCAAGACATGATGCAAAAAAATCTTACATGTAGAACCCTTAAAGATGCACAAAAAAACATGTTTTGGATGAGCTCTATGTTAATTCCCGTTAATTTTCTTTTTGTTCTACTTGGCGGTCTGCTCTATGTTTTTGGCACTCAATCAGGGATCATTATTGAGAACTTTCAAAACCCGGAATTGATGGCTCAAGGCAAACATTTGACCTATGTTTTCGCAGATGGCAACACCCAATTTATAAAAACCGACCAACTTTTTCCTATGTTAGCTGCAAACAACCTTCCCGGCATTGCCTCAGTGTTCTTCTTTATCGGACTGATTGCTGCTGCATATTCCACTGCAGATTCTTCGCTAACTGCATTGACTACTTCCTTTTGTGTTGACTTTTTGGGATTTGATGCAACCAAAGGTTCAAGAAAAACTAGAATGTTTGTCCACATTGGCGTATCTATTGTAACATACTTTATCATTATAATTTTTAAAATTTGGAACAATGATGCCGTTATCAATGAATTATTCAAAATTGCAGGATACACTTACGGACCATTGTTAGGCATGTTTGCATTCGGATTGTTCACCAACATTCAAGTCAAAGACAAACTAATTCCACTGATTTGCATAGCCTCGCCTGTCATTTGTTATTTCTTAGACGCAAACAGTAAACTGCTGTTTAACGGTTATGTTTTTGGATTTGAGATTCTGATTGTAAACGGAATCATTACCTTTATAGGTTTAATGTTGTTAAGAAGACAAAATACGCCTTAG
- a CDS encoding CTP synthase has protein sequence MSKNKYVFVTGGVTSSLGKGIIAASLAKLLQARGYKVTIQKFDPYINIDPGTLNPYEHGECFVTEDGAETDLDLGHYERFLNVNTSQANNVTTGRIYQTVINNERRGDYLGKTVQVIPHITDEIKRRMRLLGDSEDYDIVITEIGGTVGDIESLPFVEAIRQMKMDVGEDDAVVIHLTLIPYLAAAGELKTKPTQHSVRFLLESGVQPDILVCRTEQPLGNDIRRKVSLFCNVKQNAVIESIDVPTIYEVPMMMYKEKLDKVVLSKLKLSGKNEPALEDWKKFLFKLQHPQTEIKIALIGKYTELPDAYKSINEAMIHAGVSNECKVNFQYLNSELLTMENIASKLSGYSGVLVAPGFGPRGIEGKLEAIKYCRENKIPFFGICLGMQCAVIEFARNVLGYKDAHSTEMNPDTKHPVISLMEEQKHQSDMGGTMRLGAYDCKLEKGSQSAKAYGKNNISERHRHRYELNAKYEKELQRKGLKITGRNPKTGLTEIVELENHPWFVAVQFHPELKSTVLNPHPLFVRFVKASLEASKK, from the coding sequence ATGAGTAAAAATAAATACGTATTTGTAACGGGCGGAGTTACATCTTCTTTGGGCAAAGGAATTATCGCAGCCTCATTAGCCAAATTGCTACAAGCAAGAGGGTACAAAGTAACGATTCAGAAATTTGACCCTTACATCAATATAGATCCAGGCACACTCAATCCATACGAACATGGAGAATGTTTTGTAACCGAAGATGGCGCAGAAACCGACTTAGACTTAGGGCATTACGAAAGATTTCTGAATGTCAATACATCCCAAGCAAACAATGTTACCACCGGCAGGATATATCAAACGGTGATTAACAACGAACGTAGAGGTGACTATTTAGGCAAAACTGTTCAAGTAATTCCACACATTACAGATGAAATCAAAAGAAGAATGCGCCTGCTAGGCGATTCGGAAGATTATGACATTGTAATTACAGAAATTGGTGGTACTGTCGGAGACATTGAGTCCCTGCCCTTTGTAGAAGCCATACGTCAAATGAAAATGGATGTTGGTGAAGATGATGCGGTGGTAATTCACTTAACTCTTATTCCCTATTTGGCTGCTGCCGGAGAGCTTAAAACAAAACCTACTCAACACAGTGTTAGGTTCTTGTTAGAATCCGGTGTACAACCGGATATCTTAGTTTGTAGGACCGAACAACCCTTGGGAAATGACATACGTAGAAAAGTTTCTCTATTTTGTAATGTAAAACAAAATGCAGTAATTGAATCAATTGATGTGCCTACTATCTACGAAGTTCCTATGATGATGTACAAAGAGAAGTTGGACAAAGTTGTACTCAGCAAATTAAAGCTTAGCGGAAAAAATGAACCTGCATTAGAGGATTGGAAAAAGTTTTTATTCAAACTGCAACATCCACAAACAGAGATTAAGATTGCCCTTATTGGCAAATACACCGAACTTCCCGATGCCTACAAATCTATCAACGAAGCAATGATACATGCTGGCGTTTCGAATGAGTGTAAAGTAAATTTTCAATACCTAAATTCAGAATTACTCACAATGGAAAACATCGCTTCAAAACTTTCAGGATATTCAGGCGTGTTAGTTGCTCCAGGCTTTGGTCCAAGAGGTATTGAGGGCAAGTTAGAAGCTATCAAATATTGTAGAGAAAACAAAATTCCATTCTTCGGTATTTGTCTGGGAATGCAGTGTGCCGTTATAGAATTTGCACGCAATGTATTGGGATATAAAGATGCGCATTCCACTGAAATGAATCCGGACACTAAACACCCAGTCATTAGTTTAATGGAAGAACAAAAGCACCAATCAGATATGGGAGGCACTATGCGACTAGGTGCTTATGACTGCAAGTTAGAAAAGGGCAGTCAATCAGCTAAAGCCTATGGCAAAAACAATATTTCTGAACGGCATAGACATCGTTATGAACTAAATGCTAAATATGAAAAAGAGCTTCAAAGAAAAGGGCTAAAAATTACCGGACGTAACCCTAAGACAGGATTAACTGAAATTGTGGAGTTGGAGAATCATCCATGGTTTGTAGCGGTGCAATTTCATCCTGAATTAAAAAGCACAGTATTAAATCCCCACCCTCTCTTTGTACGATTTGTTAAAGCATCTTTAGAAGCATCCAAAAAATAA
- a CDS encoding mechanosensitive ion channel family protein — protein sequence MLSKHLKHVLLFVIGFIYSIGTHASDFDLSTPSQTIFTHTHYLRTESFDPVRSAKTIYGKKGKTAEDLAIKLKHYLDVKLLVIDTAIYPNINDYVDSATQKHVFFPFHGNKDIYLQRIGGKWYYSPYTVSQIEILYKEAVPFGSDFLINLFGSWGENHFLGLKVWQWMSVLMLIASIILIYRIQRWLLNILIKDILYHKKVVSQEVLKIIKSFGKYTSVYLIMHYTRLFIPSILLPAKANIFFIKGIEFTAIIFLVILLFAAIDILIVRYAKFISGKSNPLANQFKPILQILLKSFAVMIGVGLLLKTLNVNIGALLAGVSIAGLAIALAAQDTVKNVLGSIIIFLDQPFKIGDDISVDNIEGTIEIVGLRSTRVRAFDNALIYVPNNKLTDSYIKNNGLRVYRRFFTNLGIMYGTPHYLIHAFIEGIKKMILSHPSTRKDSFQVSLYNLDVSSISIRMNVFFQVPNFDGELQARQELINGIIALADMLGVQFAFPTTTIQIENQPGQPSLSPTYREQTEDIEKEVQAFISKFAAQFQNNVKSK from the coding sequence ATGCTTTCAAAACATCTCAAACATGTTTTATTGTTTGTCATCGGATTTATTTATTCTATAGGAACTCACGCATCAGACTTTGACCTGAGCACCCCTTCTCAAACAATTTTTACTCATACCCATTATTTAAGAACTGAATCTTTTGACCCCGTCCGTTCTGCAAAAACCATATATGGGAAAAAGGGAAAAACAGCGGAAGATCTGGCAATAAAGCTCAAACATTACTTAGATGTTAAGTTGCTCGTCATAGATACTGCCATCTATCCCAACATAAATGACTATGTTGACAGCGCTACACAAAAACACGTATTTTTCCCTTTTCATGGGAATAAAGATATATACCTTCAACGTATAGGTGGCAAATGGTATTACTCACCTTATACGGTCTCACAAATAGAAATTTTATACAAAGAGGCTGTTCCTTTTGGCAGTGATTTTCTGATTAACCTTTTTGGTTCATGGGGCGAAAACCATTTTCTGGGTCTCAAGGTGTGGCAATGGATGAGCGTATTGATGCTGATTGCAAGTATTATATTAATTTATAGAATACAAAGATGGTTGCTTAACATTCTGATTAAAGACATACTTTATCATAAAAAGGTCGTCTCACAAGAAGTTTTAAAGATTATCAAGTCCTTTGGTAAATACACCAGTGTTTACCTGATAATGCACTATACACGGCTTTTTATCCCTTCTATTTTACTACCTGCAAAAGCAAATATTTTCTTTATCAAAGGAATTGAATTCACTGCCATTATTTTCCTTGTGATTTTATTATTTGCAGCCATTGATATATTAATAGTACGTTATGCCAAGTTCATTTCCGGCAAATCCAATCCATTAGCCAATCAATTTAAACCGATTTTACAGATTCTGCTCAAATCATTTGCAGTTATGATAGGAGTCGGATTATTACTCAAAACCCTCAATGTTAACATAGGTGCATTATTAGCAGGAGTTTCCATAGCCGGTTTGGCAATTGCACTTGCTGCACAAGACACAGTAAAAAATGTCTTAGGTTCCATCATCATCTTTCTTGATCAACCATTTAAGATTGGAGATGATATCAGTGTTGACAATATCGAAGGTACAATTGAAATAGTAGGACTACGCTCCACAAGAGTAAGAGCTTTTGACAATGCACTCATTTATGTACCTAACAACAAACTTACTGATTCTTACATCAAAAATAATGGGTTACGTGTTTACAGAAGGTTTTTCACAAACTTAGGCATCATGTATGGCACACCACATTACTTAATCCACGCTTTTATAGAAGGAATAAAAAAAATGATTCTTTCACACCCTTCAACACGTAAAGACTCTTTCCAAGTGTCATTGTATAACTTAGACGTAAGTTCAATCTCTATCAGAATGAATGTTTTTTTTCAGGTGCCTAATTTTGACGGGGAATTACAAGCAAGACAAGAATTAATCAATGGCATTATAGCCTTAGCTGATATGCTTGGGGTTCAATTTGCATTTCCTACTACAACCATTCAAATAGAAAATCAACCGGGTCAACCTTCATTGAGTCCGACATATAGAGAACAAACTGAAGACATAGAAAAAGAAGTGCAAGCCTTTATCTCAAAATTCGCTGCACAATTTCAAAATAATGTCAAATCTAAATAA
- the kdsB gene encoding 3-deoxy-manno-octulosonate cytidylyltransferase encodes MKLLIVIPARYASTRFPGKPLIDIAGKTMIQRVWEQANKVTGFETKVVIATDDERIITAAQCFGAQTIATDPKHPSGTDRCFEAATQSGFEFDILVNIQGDEPFIQPSQIETLANNLWNSDASIGTLKRTISSIEEISNPNSVKVVCDYNNNALYFSRSAIPYNRDNTDNCIYFKHLGIYAFKKAIIDSIKQLQPGNLEQIEKLEQLRWLQNGYKIMVSETDFQSPAIDSPTDLQYVEIFLKDYPQFQ; translated from the coding sequence ATAAAGCTTCTGATAGTAATTCCGGCACGATACGCTTCTACAAGGTTTCCCGGTAAACCCTTAATTGACATTGCAGGCAAGACCATGATTCAAAGAGTATGGGAACAAGCAAATAAAGTTACAGGTTTTGAAACTAAAGTTGTTATAGCAACAGATGATGAACGCATTATCACAGCTGCACAGTGTTTTGGAGCACAAACAATTGCAACCGACCCAAAACATCCTTCAGGCACTGATCGTTGTTTTGAAGCTGCGACACAATCCGGATTTGAGTTTGATATTCTCGTGAATATCCAAGGGGACGAGCCATTTATTCAGCCTTCGCAAATTGAAACACTTGCCAATAATCTTTGGAATTCAGACGCATCCATTGGCACACTCAAAAGAACAATTTCATCCATTGAAGAAATCTCGAACCCTAATTCAGTAAAAGTAGTTTGTGACTACAACAACAATGCTCTCTATTTTAGCCGCAGTGCAATACCATATAACCGAGACAATACAGACAACTGTATTTATTTTAAGCATTTAGGCATATATGCTTTTAAGAAAGCAATTATTGATAGCATAAAACAATTACAACCAGGCAATCTAGAACAGATTGAGAAATTAGAGCAACTCAGATGGCTTCAAAACGGGTATAAAATTATGGTATCAGAAACAGATTTTCAGAGTCCTGCAATTGACAGCCCAACAGATTTACAATATGTTGAAATCTTTTTAAAAGACTATCCTCAATTTCAATGA
- the rfaD gene encoding ADP-glyceromanno-heptose 6-epimerase: MIVVTGAAGFIGSCLLKELRNRGYVDLIAVDDFSNIDKEQNLLAVDNAKRVNRDDFHLWLKENQQLVQFVFHIGARTNTAEFDMQVLNKLNLDYTKEVWKLCSAFSIPLIFASSAATYGMGELGFDDNTAPEDLIPLNPYGISKNEFDKWMLKQSSTPPFWAGFKFFNVYGPNEYHKGRMASVIFHAFNQINSTGKVKLFQSHHPQFKDGEQERDFIYVKDVLSVLIYMMEQRTHSGLYNLGTGKTGTFLELACAVFDALGKPHNIEYIPTPIDIRDKYQYYTCAKMDKLRQAGYIAPFTSLREGAMEYVVKYLIDGKRY; encoded by the coding sequence ATGATTGTTGTTACCGGAGCAGCGGGTTTTATTGGTAGTTGTTTGTTAAAAGAACTGCGCAACAGAGGGTATGTAGATTTGATTGCGGTTGATGATTTTTCTAATATAGATAAGGAACAGAATCTACTTGCTGTTGACAATGCAAAGCGAGTAAATAGAGATGATTTTCATCTCTGGTTAAAAGAAAATCAACAACTTGTGCAGTTTGTTTTTCATATCGGAGCCAGAACCAATACGGCTGAGTTTGATATGCAAGTGTTAAACAAGCTTAACTTAGATTATACAAAAGAGGTATGGAAACTATGCTCAGCATTTTCTATCCCCTTGATTTTTGCTTCCTCGGCTGCAACCTATGGAATGGGTGAACTAGGCTTTGATGACAATACAGCACCTGAAGACCTTATTCCATTGAACCCGTACGGAATTTCAAAGAATGAATTTGACAAGTGGATGTTAAAACAATCCTCAACACCCCCTTTTTGGGCAGGATTTAAGTTTTTTAATGTTTATGGTCCAAATGAATATCACAAAGGAAGGATGGCAAGTGTTATTTTTCATGCTTTTAATCAGATAAATAGCACCGGCAAGGTCAAGCTTTTTCAGAGTCATCATCCACAGTTTAAGGATGGAGAGCAGGAGAGGGATTTTATTTATGTAAAAGATGTGCTCAGTGTCTTGATTTATATGATGGAACAGCGCACTCATTCCGGATTGTATAATTTAGGAACAGGAAAGACAGGCACGTTTTTGGAATTAGCTTGTGCTGTCTTTGATGCACTTGGAAAACCACATAATATTGAATACATACCGACACCAATTGATATTCGTGATAAATACCAATATTATACTTGTGCCAAAATGGATAAATTGAGACAGGCAGGTTATATCGCGCCCTTTACCAGCCTTAGGGAAGGCGCGATGGAGTATGTAGTAAAATATTTAATAGACGGGAAAAGATACTAA